The genomic DNA TCCTCGGCATCATTTGGTACGTGCAGCTCATATCTTATCCGCAAATGCGCAACGTCGACCCTCACGACTGGAATGCCTATGAAGCGTCGCACACCAAACGCAGTTTCTGGATCATCGCCCCACTATTCGTCGCCGAAACGCTCGGCACCTTTGGCGTTTCTATTTACTATTGGAACTCCATGTCGAACTTGATCCTCATCAACGCGGCCATGTACACCATCGCCTACGGATTTACCTTCGGGGTTCATCTCCAACTCCATCGATTGTTGGGCACCGGCCACCAACAAAAATGGATAGAACAATTGATCTCTAAGAATTGGTGGCGCACTATCGCCTAGTCCATCAAGGCAATGGTTGCTCTACTGATGTTGGCGAATCTGTTATTCTGAGCAGGTAGGTCATTTTAACATGCCCATCACGCGTGGCAGGAATCAAGAATCCGGAGTTCACTTGAGTCACTGGGTAATCGGGCCACTCCTCTTCTACCTCGTAAAACGGCGCATACATCGAATCGAGCTTCATACGTACATTTTCCATTACGAAAAGATATTCGCCTACGGCGCGATCGGCAACTTCGTACACATTAGCACTCGGCGTTATGCGCTCGCCGTAAAAGTCCATTCCATGTCCATAAAGTCCCATGAAATACAAACTAGAATCGGGAACTTCATGAGCTACCGCCCACTTACCTACCTTATTGGTAGCCCGGTATTCGAGCAATTCGGGATAGAATCGCAATGAAGTCGTAAGTCCAAACAAGGCCATGGCCAAAACGGTCGGAATCAGCAGCCTGTCGAGTTGGCGAACCGTTAAAAAGACGATCCGGATTACCAATAACAACCCGATGTCAATGACCCAATGAAGGGGGTTGCTCGTTGGGAAAAAGATAAGATCGTTGATCACGGCAAGGGCAATAAAAACATGGATCAAGGCGAACTGAACAATCGTCAATGTGCGAAACCAAGGTTGCTGCTTATTCATCAAGAACCGGATGTATCGAGCTGTCAGTATTGCCGCCAGAGGAAACAATGGAAATATGTAATGGGGGAGCTTGAATTAGCTGGTGCTCAAGGCAACAAAGGTCAAGGTGAATCTCGAAATAGCCAGAGCTTCGTGCCCTTCCTTAACCCAAAAACCTTGCTTTATGATTCTGATCCATCCGGATATCAAAGCGGGGAAAAAGAAAAGGATCCAGGGACTAAAATCCCAGATTATGGACCCGACAAAAAAGAGCGGACCGCTCGAATGTTTCCAGTAGATATCTCCGGTGACCTGACCAAAGCTCTGAGTTCAAAAAAAGAACTCCACCCCTCTTGGGCCGTCCAACCCGTAAACATGCTTCTCGGGATGCAGATCGAATTGTTGATACAAACCCCATAACATGGGGAGCAACAGCGCCAACACCAGCACGAGGAAAATGAGCCATTTCCAATTGAGCAGATTTCGCCAATCGCGGGTGAGTAATAAATGGCCTCCTATGGCCAAACCCGGAAAAACGATACCGCCGGGACCTTTGGCCATCATGGCCAACGCAACTCCCAATGCGCTCCCCAACAAATGCTTCCATTGACCGTGTTGCAAGAAGGCACTGAGTTGCCAAAGGGCGTACGCCGTGAATCCCGTGAGTATTCCGTCGGTCCTCACATCATTCGTCATGAGTAAGTAGGCTTGCGTCGTCCCAAAGATCAACGCCGCCATCCGAGCAATGCGGCGATCGTACCACATCTAAGCCAGCTTGAAGGTCGAGAAAACACCGAGGAACAGTACCAGTAAAGCCGGAAGTTTGAAACTCCAATTATGCAACCCAAAGATCTTGAAGCTGGTACTCGACAGCCGGAACAACAAAGGAGGTTTATCGAGGTAGTCGCGGCCCCGTTCAAATACCTTCAGGCAGTTGCCGATTTCGGCCATTTCTCTGCTGATCTCAGCGTATTGGGCCGCATCGATCTCCATGACGTCCACGAATAAATTGGCCGCGAAGGCCAGGACGATAAGCAGGACCGAAAGGTGATAGCGATATGGGAACAAGTGCCTCACGGCACGAAGGTAGGGCAAAATCGGTTTTCTCAGACGTAGATGCAGGCTCCTCCCTCGGGTCCATAAACGTCGTGCTCCCCGGCCGTAAAGCGAAGCGCTGAAGATAAGGCCAACAAGGCATCGAGGTGATGCCAAGTACCTACTTGGGTTACGAACTTTAGTTCGTGATGATAATCTTTCAATTCGGCAAAGAGCACTTCAATATGTTTTACCTCTTTTTTATACCCTCGATCGGTGAATCCGAGATCCTTGGCCCGCAGTTTTGGGTACGATTCATAGATCTGAATCTCGGGCAACAATCTTTCAAGGTTGACCTTCACCTGCATCGCCCTAGCCGTGAGTCCGCCCAGAAACATAGGCGACATAGCCCCTACTTCTCGATCTACGGGTCGGTAGAAAAAGTCGTCATCGGTACCGAAATAAGCTCCCGGCAAACTCAACGGCGCATCGATGAAGATCAGATCCGGCCGCTCTTGCTCGGCAAGTTTGAGGATCATGCGATCCGCATCCTTTTTCCTTTGGGAGGTATGTAATGTTGCTGCCTGCGGCTTTGCCGCAACTACCTTCGCCTCGGGCGAAGCATCCTGCGACAAGGTCGCAACCACGGTCGTTCCCGCCAGCTTGCTTCCGTAATCGATTCCCCAAATTCTCATATACTGTAAACTCATTCGCCTCATTCGTTGTTCTGTGCGTGTGAAAACGGTTCGACTCATACTCGGGGATCAGCTGAACGCGAAGCACTCGTGGTTCAAAACAAAGGACCCCAACGTGCTTTACACGCTCATGGAAGTGCGGTCCGAAACCGATTACGCGCCTCATCACATTCAGAAAGTGTGCGCAATTTTTACCGCCATGCGTAGGTTCGCAAAGGCCCTTGAGTCGGACGGTCATCACGTCCGATACATAAAACTCGACGACCAGAACAACCGAGGTTTCGAAGCGAACATCAATCAACTCATCGAGGAATTCGGTGCTCAACGATTTCAATATCAACTGCCCGATGAATACCGGGTCGATCAACTACTGAAGAGTTTTGCCGAATCACTCGAGATCGAGACCTCTGTTAGCGATACCGAGCATTTTTTGACGGAGCGAGATGATCTCAGGGATTTCTTCGAAGGTAAAAAGACCTACTTGATGGAGTC from Flavobacteriales bacterium includes the following:
- a CDS encoding glycosyltransferase family 39 protein — encoded protein: MWYDRRIARMAALIFGTTQAYLLMTNDVRTDGILTGFTAYALWQLSAFLQHGQWKHLLGSALGVALAMMAKGPGGIVFPGLAIGGHLLLTRDWRNLLNWKWLIFLVLVLALLLPMLWGLYQQFDLHPEKHVYGLDGPRGVEFFF
- a CDS encoding DUF429 domain-containing protein, which codes for MSLQYMRIWGIDYGSKLAGTTVVATLSQDASPEAKVVAAKPQAATLHTSQRKKDADRMILKLAEQERPDLIFIDAPLSLPGAYFGTDDDFFYRPVDREVGAMSPMFLGGLTARAMQVKVNLERLLPEIQIYESYPKLRAKDLGFTDRGYKKEVKHIEVLFAELKDYHHELKFVTQVGTWHHLDALLALSSALRFTAGEHDVYGPEGGACIYV